A window of Formosa sp. Hel1_31_208 contains these coding sequences:
- a CDS encoding hydroxymethylglutaryl-CoA reductase, degradative: protein MSKIISGFSKLSKFEKIDWLVNTYFTNSDAAKTLIKQYWNSNEKLQQLHDEFIENTITNYYLPFGIAPNFLINNKIYTIPMAIEESSVVAAASKAAKFWYDRGGFKAEVISTEKIGQVHFMYFGDTKRLTAFFTYLKPMLYKKAKPITKNMEQRGGGILDIELRDKTQDIEGYFQLHATFETLDAMGANFINSCLEQFAKTLKDEAQGFELFSSEEKDIQVVMSILSNYVPDCLVRVEVSCAVKDLTENSDIPAREFAEKFLQAVAIAEVEPFRAVTHNKGIMNGIDAVVLATGNDFRAVEAGVHAYASKTGQYRSLTHAKIEDDIFSFWMEIPLALGTVGGLTKLHPLVKLALELLGEPSAKELMQIVAVAGLAQNFAALRSLTTTGIQEGHMKMHLMNILNQFEATAAEKNKLTEYFKSNIVTHRAVVEELEKLRQ from the coding sequence ATGAGCAAAATTATTTCAGGCTTTTCTAAATTATCGAAATTTGAAAAAATCGATTGGCTTGTTAACACCTATTTCACTAATTCTGATGCGGCTAAAACACTTATAAAGCAATATTGGAATAGTAATGAAAAGCTCCAGCAGCTTCATGATGAGTTTATAGAAAACACCATTACTAATTATTATCTTCCATTTGGTATTGCTCCAAATTTCTTGATAAATAATAAGATTTACACCATACCAATGGCTATTGAAGAAAGTTCGGTGGTAGCTGCTGCAAGTAAAGCTGCTAAATTTTGGTATGATAGAGGTGGTTTTAAAGCGGAAGTTATATCGACTGAAAAAATAGGTCAAGTACATTTCATGTACTTTGGTGACACCAAGAGATTGACAGCGTTTTTTACATATCTAAAACCCATGCTTTATAAAAAGGCAAAGCCTATCACTAAAAACATGGAACAACGTGGTGGCGGCATTCTTGATATTGAATTGAGAGATAAAACCCAGGATATTGAAGGTTATTTTCAATTACACGCCACTTTTGAAACCTTGGATGCTATGGGTGCTAATTTTATCAACTCTTGTTTAGAGCAATTTGCCAAAACCTTGAAAGACGAGGCACAAGGTTTTGAATTATTTTCTTCAGAAGAAAAGGATATACAGGTCGTTATGTCTATTCTTTCTAACTATGTTCCTGATTGTTTGGTGCGGGTAGAAGTGAGTTGTGCAGTAAAGGATCTCACCGAAAATTCTGATATTCCAGCACGTGAATTTGCTGAAAAATTTCTTCAAGCAGTCGCTATAGCCGAAGTTGAGCCGTTTAGAGCTGTAACTCATAATAAAGGTATAATGAATGGTATTGATGCCGTTGTTTTAGCTACTGGAAATGATTTTAGGGCTGTTGAAGCTGGCGTCCATGCCTACGCATCAAAAACGGGGCAATATCGCAGTTTAACTCATGCCAAAATAGAAGATGACATTTTTTCATTTTGGATGGAAATTCCATTGGCTTTAGGGACAGTTGGCGGACTTACAAAACTGCATCCACTAGTGAAACTTGCTTTAGAACTACTGGGTGAACCCTCTGCAAAAGAATTAATGCAAATCGTTGCTGTCGCTGGTTTAGCACAGAATTTTGCAGCATTGCGCTCGTTAACGACTACTGGAATACAAGAAGGACATATGAAGATGCACCTCATGAATATTTTAAATCAGTTTGAAGCTACCGCAGCAGAAAAAAATAAATTGACTGAATATTTTAAATCTAATATCGTAACACATAGGGCAGTAGTTGAGGAATTAGAAAAACTTAGACAATAA
- a CDS encoding SurA N-terminal domain-containing protein, which translates to MAVLNKIRQRSLFLILIIALALFSFVLTDLFKNSDALFGGSQDVVATVNGKNINRIDFMNKVENMQRQLGPNASSTQAMNRVYDQEVRRAVMNTQFEELGLTVEQDQMKDLLKQNFSSYTEFQNEAGLFDENKLTEFVANLKELNGERALLGNFQLNYSDWVNSEKSIAVGAQERTYYNMVKAGVNATLNEAEVDYVLENATRDIKFVQIPYTTINDTLIEVTKGDIKAYINENKKQFEVEASRDIVFVQFNEEPSLKDEEDLKASFDSFINGKVVFDNGKNDTIVPFAAVKIDDLTNYVNFAAESDVNYADTFVQKSALPATVADTLFNLNIGQVYGPYKDAGMMKLSRLVATRQMPDSAKVRHILIPHLGATRAAPDVTKTEVEARKTADSVLAIVKANRSKFPELVTALSSDTGSIDNGGVYDFHPSTQMVKPFSDFEFQNNVGDIEVVKTQFGFHIIEILDQKGDSKVVKVATIGRTIEASEETIDNVFTEASKFEIAIQDGDFQEMAKERALEVRPVIGIKVLDEAIPGIGNQRPIVRWAFEEGTKVGDYKRFSVPGGGYAVVQVTKISKKGLMDPENASVSALNEIRKEKKAQMIREKISATTVDEVAKNQNRPALTSAAVNMKNPTISGAGLEPRVVGVAFGMNEGETSGLINGDRGVYMIEVTKVNEAPKLENYQANANRLSTARSSAAQTQVYNALKETATIEDNRARFY; encoded by the coding sequence ATGGCAGTTTTAAATAAAATTAGACAACGTTCACTGTTTTTGATTTTGATCATCGCTTTAGCGTTATTTTCATTTGTACTTACAGACTTATTCAAAAATAGTGATGCATTATTTGGTGGATCACAAGATGTAGTTGCAACTGTAAATGGTAAAAATATTAACAGGATTGATTTCATGAATAAAGTAGAGAACATGCAAAGGCAATTAGGCCCTAATGCTTCTTCGACACAAGCAATGAATCGAGTCTATGATCAAGAAGTGCGACGAGCAGTGATGAATACACAGTTCGAAGAGCTTGGGCTAACCGTTGAACAAGATCAAATGAAAGACTTGTTGAAACAAAATTTTTCAAGTTATACTGAGTTTCAAAATGAAGCTGGACTTTTTGATGAAAACAAGCTTACAGAATTTGTTGCCAATCTTAAAGAATTAAATGGTGAACGAGCGCTTCTTGGAAATTTTCAATTAAATTATAGCGATTGGGTCAATAGTGAAAAATCTATTGCGGTAGGAGCACAGGAAAGAACATACTACAATATGGTTAAAGCTGGTGTGAATGCGACATTGAATGAAGCTGAAGTAGATTATGTTCTTGAGAATGCAACAAGAGATATCAAATTCGTGCAAATTCCTTACACTACAATTAATGATACACTGATTGAAGTAACTAAAGGAGATATTAAAGCATATATCAACGAAAACAAAAAACAATTTGAAGTTGAGGCGTCACGTGATATTGTGTTTGTGCAATTTAATGAGGAGCCAAGTCTAAAGGATGAAGAAGACTTAAAAGCGAGTTTTGATTCGTTTATCAACGGAAAAGTAGTGTTCGATAATGGTAAAAATGATACCATTGTGCCATTTGCAGCGGTTAAAATTGATGATTTAACAAACTATGTAAATTTTGCTGCAGAGTCAGATGTGAACTATGCAGATACTTTTGTGCAAAAATCAGCATTGCCAGCAACAGTTGCAGATACATTATTTAATTTAAACATTGGTCAAGTATACGGTCCATATAAAGACGCAGGTATGATGAAGTTGTCTAGATTGGTTGCGACTAGGCAAATGCCTGATTCGGCTAAAGTAAGACATATTTTAATTCCTCATCTTGGTGCAACACGAGCTGCACCAGATGTAACTAAAACGGAAGTTGAAGCTAGAAAAACAGCTGATAGTGTCTTAGCAATAGTAAAAGCAAACCGCTCTAAATTTCCAGAATTAGTAACTGCATTGTCTTCGGATACTGGAAGTATTGATAATGGAGGAGTTTATGATTTCCATCCAAGTACTCAAATGGTGAAACCATTTAGTGATTTTGAATTTCAAAATAATGTAGGCGATATCGAGGTGGTAAAAACACAATTTGGATTCCATATTATTGAAATATTAGATCAAAAAGGAGATTCTAAGGTGGTTAAAGTAGCTACGATAGGAAGAACTATCGAAGCTTCTGAAGAAACTATAGACAATGTCTTTACTGAAGCATCTAAATTTGAGATTGCGATTCAGGATGGTGATTTCCAAGAAATGGCTAAAGAGCGTGCATTGGAAGTGAGACCCGTTATTGGCATCAAAGTATTAGATGAGGCTATACCAGGTATTGGAAACCAAAGACCAATTGTACGTTGGGCTTTTGAAGAAGGGACTAAAGTAGGAGACTACAAGCGTTTTTCCGTTCCAGGTGGTGGTTATGCAGTAGTGCAAGTGACCAAGATTAGCAAGAAAGGATTAATGGATCCTGAGAATGCATCGGTATCTGCTCTTAATGAAATTAGAAAAGAAAAGAAGGCACAGATGATTCGCGAGAAAATTTCGGCGACTACAGTTGATGAAGTTGCTAAAAATCAAAACAGACCAGCATTGACGTCTGCAGCTGTAAATATGAAGAATCCTACTATCTCTGGTGCCGGACTTGAGCCGAGAGTAGTTGGTGTTGCCTTTGGTATGAATGAAGGAGAAACATCAGGATTAATTAATGGAGATAGAGGCGTGTATATGATAGAAGTCACTAAGGTGAATGAAGCTCCAAAATTAGAAAATTACCAAGCCAATGCTAACCGATTAAGTACTGCGAGATCTAGTGCTGCGCAAACACAAGTGTATAATGCACTTAAAGAAACAGCAACTATTGAAGATAATAGAGCTAGATTTTACTAA
- a CDS encoding GYDIA family GHMP kinase, producing the protein MKSFYSHGKLLLTGEYVVLDGATSLAIPTGFGQSLDIQKANHNHLIWKSFDENDQIWFETEFNIYNQEILKAHESDDPISNRLLQILNAALKLNPKFLVKLSGYDVTTKLDFPRDWGLGTSSTLINNLASWANVNPYSLLDMTFGGSGYDIACASANRSLTYELHPHHKSNNQPVISDVAFYPSFHKHLYFIYLNQKQNSRDGISQYRANTSDLSVSISRISAITKEVIKCETLIAFQHLLNEHEQLISEIIKQTPIKQRLFNDFKGSIKSLGAWGGDFILVASDVDPTTYFKSKGYPTILQYSEMVKY; encoded by the coding sequence ATGAAGTCCTTTTACAGTCATGGAAAATTACTTCTCACAGGAGAATATGTTGTGCTTGATGGCGCTACATCTTTGGCCATACCAACAGGTTTTGGACAATCATTAGATATTCAGAAAGCCAATCACAACCATCTCATATGGAAGAGTTTTGATGAAAATGACCAGATTTGGTTTGAAACTGAATTTAATATTTATAATCAAGAGATTCTAAAAGCTCATGAGAGCGATGATCCCATTTCTAATCGACTATTACAAATACTAAACGCTGCGCTCAAACTTAATCCAAAGTTTCTAGTAAAACTATCAGGATATGACGTGACCACAAAATTAGATTTCCCTAGAGATTGGGGACTAGGGACGTCGTCAACATTAATTAACAATCTAGCCAGCTGGGCAAATGTGAACCCTTATTCTTTACTCGATATGACTTTTGGCGGAAGCGGATATGATATTGCTTGTGCAAGTGCAAACAGAAGTTTGACCTATGAATTACATCCACATCATAAGAGTAACAATCAACCAGTGATTTCGGATGTTGCATTTTATCCATCATTCCACAAGCATTTATACTTCATTTACTTGAATCAAAAGCAAAATAGTCGTGATGGTATTTCTCAGTATAGAGCGAATACCTCCGATTTATCAGTATCTATTTCGAGAATAAGTGCCATTACGAAAGAGGTTATTAAATGTGAAACTCTAATTGCATTTCAACACTTACTAAATGAACATGAGCAGCTTATTTCTGAAATTATTAAGCAGACACCTATAAAACAACGTCTGTTCAATGATTTTAAAGGCAGTATTAAGAGTTTAGGTGCTTGGGGTGGAGATTTCATATTGGTCGCATCTGATGTCGACCCCACCACATATTTTAAATCAAAAGGCTATCCAACTATTCTGCAGTACTCCGAGATGGTAAAATACTAA
- a CDS encoding M48 family metallopeptidase, with protein MKTRITLIIAALFMATNFSFAQQDEECMLNLTLMNDYVKTKKYDEAYEPWMKVRNKCPKFNIALYKYGEKILDHKIDNSSGAEKVAFIEDYMVLLDKAREYYSSKYELGEVLERKGVLMYENQKDLNINDKKIYDTFHDAYMQDLPNFTNTKGLYVYFTKTVDLFNAGEFELQSVFDKYDDVNEQLENLNEKYAKALNEIILKEERGEALGKKEKQYKKYYQAKIEANGKVAGSLDTYLGQLANCENLIPLYQKDFPTYKTDAVWLKRAVSRMYNKECTDDPLYIELVKAYDATAPSADTKYFVANVLYKQGKNSEGDKYIREAYELETDTFKKSKLAKRIANAFKKRGSYGTARTYYREALKLNPSDGTPHLRIASMYADSAKNCGDSNFNKRAVFWYAAQEALKAGQVDPSLKSTASKTAASYNANAPTKAEIFTAGNAGETITIGCWMGGSVRVPSL; from the coding sequence ATGAAAACGAGAATTACACTAATCATTGCTGCTTTGTTCATGGCGACAAACTTTAGCTTTGCGCAACAAGACGAAGAGTGTATGTTAAACTTAACGTTGATGAATGACTACGTTAAGACAAAGAAATATGACGAAGCCTATGAGCCTTGGATGAAAGTAAGAAATAAATGTCCGAAGTTTAATATCGCACTTTATAAATACGGTGAGAAGATTTTAGATCATAAAATTGACAATTCCTCAGGAGCAGAAAAAGTAGCGTTTATAGAAGATTATATGGTTTTATTAGATAAAGCCAGAGAATACTATTCAAGTAAATATGAATTAGGAGAAGTATTAGAGAGAAAAGGCGTGTTAATGTATGAGAATCAAAAAGATTTGAATATTAATGACAAAAAAATATACGATACCTTCCACGATGCATATATGCAAGATTTGCCAAACTTTACAAATACAAAAGGATTGTATGTTTACTTTACTAAAACGGTAGACCTTTTTAATGCTGGAGAATTTGAACTTCAAAGCGTGTTTGATAAGTATGATGATGTTAACGAGCAGTTAGAAAATCTAAACGAAAAATATGCCAAGGCATTGAATGAAATCATTCTTAAAGAAGAAAGAGGAGAAGCTTTAGGTAAAAAAGAAAAGCAATATAAAAAATACTACCAAGCTAAAATTGAAGCTAACGGTAAAGTTGCAGGAAGTTTAGATACGTATTTGGGTCAGTTAGCCAATTGTGAGAACTTAATTCCTTTATATCAAAAAGATTTTCCAACATATAAAACAGATGCTGTATGGTTAAAAAGAGCCGTAAGTAGAATGTACAACAAAGAATGTACAGATGATCCGTTATATATTGAGTTGGTAAAAGCTTATGATGCAACCGCACCATCAGCAGATACAAAGTATTTTGTTGCAAATGTATTGTATAAGCAAGGCAAAAACTCTGAAGGTGATAAATACATCAGAGAAGCTTATGAATTAGAAACAGATACATTTAAAAAATCAAAACTAGCGAAGCGAATCGCAAATGCTTTCAAAAAGAGAGGAAGCTATGGGACTGCGAGAACATACTATAGAGAAGCCTTGAAGTTGAATCCATCAGATGGAACTCCACACTTAAGAATTGCATCTATGTATGCAGACAGTGCTAAGAATTGTGGTGATTCTAACTTTAATAAAAGAGCGGTATTTTGGTATGCTGCACAAGAGGCTTTAAAAGCGGGCCAAGTAGATCCAAGCTTAAAATCGACAGCGTCAAAAACAGCAGCATCTTATAACGCTAATGCACCAACAAAAGCTGAAATATTTACAGCTGGGAATGCAGGAGAAACCATCACTATTGGGTGTTGGATGGGAGGTAGCGTAAGAGTGCCAAGCCTATAA
- the lptC gene encoding LPS export ABC transporter periplasmic protein LptC codes for MKRQILHINKVIVTAIVVTMFFSCKNNFKEVQKIGVLQNQPIGEAKNINLKYTEAEDSIGRVVANLESPKMLDYSNREFSFSEFPEGVRLSLYDEDGRKNIVLADYAIVYNATDLIDLQGNVILVTPQNDSLFAEQLYYDQSREWLFTNLPVQLKSSTSNSGRGDIFDSDSKFKNYTILEGRGDMILKD; via the coding sequence ATGAAACGTCAAATATTACATATAAATAAAGTCATAGTCACAGCAATTGTTGTGACTATGTTTTTTTCATGTAAAAACAACTTCAAAGAAGTACAAAAAATAGGTGTGCTTCAAAATCAGCCCATCGGCGAAGCAAAAAATATCAATTTAAAATATACGGAAGCTGAAGATTCTATTGGGCGCGTAGTAGCCAATTTGGAAAGTCCTAAAATGTTAGATTATTCAAATCGTGAGTTTTCATTTTCAGAGTTTCCAGAGGGTGTTCGTTTATCTCTTTATGATGAAGATGGTCGAAAGAATATTGTTTTGGCAGACTACGCTATTGTTTATAATGCGACCGATTTAATAGATCTACAAGGTAATGTCATATTGGTCACTCCTCAAAATGATAGTTTATTTGCAGAACAGCTATATTACGATCAAAGCCGTGAATGGCTATTCACAAATCTTCCAGTTCAATTAAAATCTTCCACATCAAATAGTGGTCGTGGTGATATCTTTGACTCCGATTCTAAATTTAAAAACTATACAATATTAGAAGGGCGAGGTGATATGATATTAAAAGATTAA
- a CDS encoding S9 family peptidase — protein MNRHKFFMLLLFFVSTLMSGQNKEITLEEIWNDTFKTETLEELHSMKNGQQYSVLNSGDGISQIDIYDYKTLNKLKTLVSSANINGVDEFSKYTFSTDETKVLLATNVEPIYRRSTLGKYYIYDSTSNKTVLVSEEKIQEPAFSPDGTKLAYGLNNNLFIKDLVTGETKQITNDGEKNKIINGITDWVYEEEFSFVRAFEWNADSNKIAFIRFDETNVPEFSMDIYGQELYQTQQVFKYPKAGETNSHVSLHVYDLTRDKANEVKLSKTYQDLYIPRIQWTNNPDVLSAQYMNRHQNELDLWMINAESLEGKLVLAETDKAYVDVTFNLTFLKDNSFIWTSESDGWNHIYHYDKQGDLINQVTSGAWEVTNYYGYDTNSKRIFYQSTEDGSINRSVYSIGLNGKNKKRLTKNTGTNSAAFSADFTYFINTFSSATNPPEYTLNDSKSGNLVKSIKDNDKLSQKLSQYKTSQKEFSTITVNGNDLNMWTIKPANFDESQRYPLFMFQYSGPGSQKVANSWNKDKDHWHQHLAQQGYIVVCVDGRGTGFKGSDFKKITQNELGKYEIEDQITAAQQLAKLPYIDEHNIGIWGWSYGGFMSSNALFKGNDTFSMAIAVAPVTSWRFYDTIYTERYMMTPQENPTGYDENSPINHVEKLKGDFLLIHGSGDDNVHVQNSMRLNDALVQADKAFDQMIYTDKKHSIKVGSNTRLHLYRKMTRFIHNTLGKDRKTPNEVDKEQVKIKG, from the coding sequence ATGAATAGACACAAATTCTTCATGCTTCTTCTTTTTTTTGTAAGCACCTTAATGTCAGGGCAAAATAAAGAAATTACACTTGAAGAGATTTGGAATGATACGTTCAAAACAGAAACGTTAGAAGAATTACACTCCATGAAGAACGGACAGCAATATTCAGTCTTAAATTCTGGTGATGGGATATCTCAAATTGATATTTATGATTACAAAACTTTAAACAAGCTTAAGACGCTAGTGAGTTCAGCAAATATTAATGGTGTAGATGAGTTTTCAAAGTATACATTTAGTACTGATGAAACCAAAGTACTATTAGCTACAAATGTTGAACCCATTTATAGACGTTCTACACTTGGTAAATATTATATCTACGATAGTACATCAAATAAAACGGTATTAGTGTCTGAAGAAAAAATTCAAGAACCAGCATTTTCTCCCGACGGTACAAAACTTGCATATGGTCTTAATAACAACCTGTTTATTAAAGACTTAGTTACGGGTGAAACTAAGCAAATCACTAATGATGGTGAAAAAAATAAAATTATCAATGGTATAACCGATTGGGTTTATGAGGAAGAGTTCAGTTTTGTGAGAGCTTTTGAATGGAATGCTGATAGTAATAAAATAGCATTCATTCGTTTTGACGAGACCAATGTTCCTGAGTTTTCAATGGATATTTATGGTCAGGAGCTATATCAAACGCAACAAGTCTTTAAATACCCCAAAGCTGGAGAGACGAATTCGCACGTGTCATTGCATGTGTATGACTTAACAAGAGACAAAGCGAATGAAGTTAAGCTGTCTAAAACGTATCAGGATTTATATATTCCAAGAATACAATGGACCAATAACCCAGATGTATTAAGTGCCCAGTATATGAACCGTCATCAAAATGAGTTGGACTTGTGGATGATTAATGCGGAAAGTTTAGAGGGTAAGTTAGTTTTAGCTGAAACCGATAAAGCCTATGTAGATGTGACCTTCAATTTAACGTTTTTAAAAGACAATAGCTTTATCTGGACGAGTGAGAGCGATGGATGGAACCATATCTACCATTATGACAAACAGGGCGATTTGATCAATCAGGTGACGTCTGGAGCATGGGAAGTAACAAATTATTATGGCTACGATACCAATTCAAAACGTATTTTCTATCAATCTACTGAAGATGGATCTATTAACCGAAGCGTTTATTCCATCGGTCTTAATGGTAAAAATAAAAAGCGCTTAACAAAGAATACTGGAACTAATTCGGCGGCTTTTAGTGCTGATTTCACCTATTTTATAAATACTTTTTCAAGTGCTACAAATCCGCCAGAATATACTTTAAACGACTCAAAGTCAGGTAATTTAGTAAAGAGTATCAAAGATAACGATAAGTTATCGCAAAAACTGTCTCAATATAAAACCTCACAAAAAGAGTTTAGTACCATCACTGTAAATGGGAACGATTTGAATATGTGGACGATTAAGCCGGCTAATTTTGATGAGAGTCAACGCTATCCATTGTTTATGTTTCAATATTCAGGACCAGGGTCTCAGAAAGTAGCTAATAGTTGGAATAAAGACAAAGACCACTGGCATCAGCATTTAGCACAACAAGGCTATATTGTTGTTTGTGTGGATGGTAGAGGCACTGGATTTAAAGGCTCAGATTTTAAGAAGATCACACAAAATGAACTTGGGAAATATGAGATAGAAGACCAAATTACTGCTGCTCAGCAATTGGCAAAATTGCCGTATATTGATGAACATAATATTGGTATATGGGGCTGGAGTTATGGTGGTTTTATGAGTAGTAATGCATTGTTTAAAGGGAATGATACCTTTTCTATGGCTATAGCGGTAGCGCCAGTCACTAGTTGGAGGTTTTATGATACCATTTATACAGAGCGTTACATGATGACGCCTCAGGAAAATCCTACAGGATATGACGAGAATTCACCAATTAATCATGTTGAAAAACTTAAAGGTGATTTCTTGTTAATTCATGGAAGCGGAGATGACAATGTACATGTTCAGAATTCTATGCGATTGAATGATGCATTGGTTCAGGCAGACAAAGCCTTTGATCAAATGATTTATACCGATAAAAAGCATAGTATAAAAGTAGGATCAAATACACGATTGCATTTATATAGAAAAATGACTCGTTTTATTCACAATACTTTAGGCAAAGATCGAAAAACACCTAATGAAGTCGACAAAGAACAAGTTAAAATTAAAGGATAA
- a CDS encoding type III pantothenate kinase, which produces MNLILDVGNTFLKLAVFDKGRLIEKYIGKLVDLDVLIKEVLLSYPQVKQAIVSSVGKLKQEHVKILKAKMPVIELSHELKLPFKNLYKSPKTLGVDRIALVCASVEQFPNTNVLIIDAGTCITYDFINTQNEYLGGAISPGIRLRYRSLNNLTANLPLLDTEIPDTIIGDSTQQSIHSGVMYGVLKEIDGVIDDYAKKYSDLTVILTGGDTKFLSNQLKNSIFANSNFLLEGLNFILEYNRQ; this is translated from the coding sequence ATGAATTTAATTCTTGATGTCGGTAATACCTTTTTGAAGTTAGCTGTTTTTGACAAAGGGCGACTTATAGAAAAGTATATCGGTAAGCTTGTTGATTTAGATGTGCTTATTAAAGAGGTGCTTTTATCTTATCCGCAAGTGAAACAGGCTATAGTGTCTTCCGTAGGAAAATTAAAACAAGAACATGTCAAAATTCTTAAGGCAAAGATGCCTGTTATTGAATTGTCTCATGAACTCAAGTTGCCTTTTAAAAACCTTTATAAGAGTCCGAAGACCTTAGGTGTAGACCGCATCGCACTCGTATGTGCTTCTGTGGAGCAATTCCCTAATACTAATGTGCTTATCATTGATGCAGGTACTTGTATAACTTACGATTTTATTAATACTCAAAATGAATATTTAGGAGGTGCTATTTCACCTGGTATACGATTGAGGTATCGCAGTTTGAATAATCTAACGGCAAATTTACCGTTGTTAGATACAGAAATACCAGACACTATCATTGGAGATTCAACGCAGCAGTCCATCCATTCCGGTGTTATGTATGGCGTTTTAAAAGAAATTGATGGTGTAATTGATGATTATGCTAAAAAATATTCAGATTTAACAGTTATTTTAACAGGAGGCGATACCAAATTCTTGTCAAACCAATTAAAAAATAGCATATTTGCCAATTCAAATTTTCTTTTAGAAGGTTTGAATTTTATTTTAGAATATAATAGACAATAA
- a CDS encoding hemolysin family protein, with amino-acid sequence MDFSLVIIVLMLLLSAFFSGMEIAYVSSNKIHIEIEKKQGDFIAKILTKLTEKPSKFIATMLIGNNIALVVYGFVMGDVLMEWFQSMSPSQYQVVNSLLTDLSLLSQTIISTIIILITAEFLPKVFFQIYANSFLKIFAFPAYVFYLLFWFVSSFIIWISDRILKRFFKTEGDDVQLAMSKVELGNYISEQMQSVEAHDEVDSEIQIFQNALEFAEVKAREVMVPRTEITAVEINDTIKTVSTLFIDSGLSKILVYKDSIDDIQGYVHSFDLFKQPKSIKSVTKPVVYVPATMLVKDVLNILTKKRKSMAVVIDEYGGTAGIMTIEDIVEELVGEIEDEHDSVALIEEQIDDNTYKFSARLEVDYINEVYKLKLPESENYETIGGLIVNQAAEIPQINDRVIIANFEFTILEVSSTKIDLVSLQIFEED; translated from the coding sequence ATGGACTTTAGCCTTGTTATTATTGTTCTCATGTTATTGCTTTCGGCATTTTTCTCTGGAATGGAAATTGCCTATGTGTCTTCGAATAAGATTCATATAGAAATCGAAAAAAAACAAGGCGATTTTATCGCTAAAATTTTAACAAAGCTCACCGAGAAACCATCCAAATTTATTGCCACTATGCTTATTGGTAACAATATTGCATTGGTTGTCTATGGCTTTGTTATGGGAGATGTTTTAATGGAGTGGTTCCAATCTATGTCGCCCTCTCAATATCAAGTTGTAAATTCTCTATTGACAGATTTGAGTTTGTTATCCCAAACTATCATTTCGACTATTATTATTTTGATAACGGCTGAATTTCTGCCCAAGGTGTTTTTTCAAATCTATGCGAATTCTTTTCTGAAGATATTCGCTTTTCCAGCTTATGTATTCTATTTGCTGTTTTGGTTTGTGTCATCGTTTATCATTTGGATTTCAGACCGCATTCTAAAACGTTTTTTTAAAACAGAAGGAGATGATGTGCAGTTGGCGATGTCAAAAGTAGAGCTGGGTAATTACATTAGTGAACAGATGCAATCTGTTGAAGCACATGATGAAGTGGATAGTGAAATCCAGATATTTCAAAATGCTCTAGAGTTTGCAGAAGTTAAGGCAAGAGAGGTTATGGTTCCAAGAACAGAGATTACAGCTGTTGAGATAAATGATACAATTAAAACGGTAAGTACCTTATTTATTGATTCGGGATTGTCAAAAATACTGGTCTATAAGGATAGTATCGACGATATTCAAGGATATGTCCATTCATTTGATTTATTTAAACAACCGAAATCAATCAAATCAGTCACGAAACCGGTCGTTTATGTGCCAGCAACCATGTTGGTGAAAGATGTTCTTAATATTTTGACCAAGAAACGTAAAAGTATGGCTGTAGTTATTGATGAGTACGGAGGAACAGCCGGAATTATGACCATTGAAGATATTGTTGAAGAACTCGTTGGAGAGATTGAAGATGAACATGATAGTGTGGCCTTGATTGAAGAACAAATAGATGATAACACCTATAAGTTTTCTGCGCGATTAGAAGTCGATTATATTAATGAGGTCTATAAACTTAAGCTTCCTGAAAGTGAGAATTATGAAACTATTGGTGGTCTTATAGTTAACCAAGCTGCAGAAATCCCTCAAATTAACGACCGGGTTATCATTGCCAACTTCGAATTTACCATTCTTGAGGTTTCATCCACAAAAATTGATTTGGTCTCGCTTCAAATCTTTGAGGAAGACTAA